The genomic region CGAGCTTGACCTGTTCCGGTTGCGGCGGAGCGCTCCAGGCGACCGAGTACCTGGGCGTCGACATCGATCTTTGCATTCATTGCGGCGGCGTCTGGCTGGAGGACGGCCGCCTCAAGGACTTGATCGACGCGGCACGGCGCGGGCTCCCATCCAAATCGATCGAGAACGCCACGCAGTTCCGCCCCAGCTTCCATCTGCATGAAAGCGACAAGACGCGCATCGTCAAGTGTCCCTGGTGCATCGGGGTGCTGAAGCCGGTCAACTACACCTCCTCCTCGGGCGTCGCCATCTACCGCTGCATCAACAACCATGGCGTCTGGGTCCCGAAGGACAACCTGGAGCGGCTTCTCCTGTTCCTGCAGATCTGGGACAGCTACCTGAAGCCGGCCCGGGGTGTCTACGCCCGCCTCGCCCCTCTCGGCAAGCAGCGCTTCCTGCGGCGCTATTCGGCATCCTGAGTCACCCGGATCCACGAAGAAACCGACGCGACGCACCAGCGAGCGGGCGTACAATGGCTTCATGCGCTTCGCCCCCGGACTCCTGCTGATGCCAATGATGCTGCTGGGATGCGCTCATCCCATGGAGGCGCGTCGCGTGCCTCCTGCTCCGCCGGCGCAGGACATCGACGCCGCGGCGCAACCCTTGCCGGCGGAGGTCGTGTCTTCTTTCCCCACACCGCCGGCGGCGCCAGCCGATGAACCGGTCGACTTCGCCAAGATCCTGCCCGTTCTCGAGCATCGATGTACTCCCTGCCACTTCCCGGGAGGAAGCATGCATGAGCGCCTTCCTTTCGAGCGGGTCGCAACCATCCGCGCCCTGGGTACGAAGCTCTTCACCCGCATCAAGGACCCGGCGGAACAGGCCCTGATCCTCCGCTTCCTTTCCACCCCGGCGGAAAGCGACCCCGCTTCAGATAAGAGTTTTTCTCCTCCCCTGTAGTTTTCCCCCTAATTCTCCGGTGTCGCGCTTCAGAAACCGAGTCAACACCGACCGCAAGGTTACGTGTTGCCGTTCAGCCGCCGGCCATTTTCTGGCCGGTCGGCTGTAAGGGCAGCTATTTCTGATGCACGACACTAAAACTCGGGCGTGAATCCGGCCTCTTCGAGGAGCGTGCGGGCCTGCGGGGATCTGAGGAAATCGAGGAACGACCTCGCATAGGGCGAGGCACCGGGGTGCGCCACCAGGACGACCAGGTAGGGGATCTTCTCGTGGCTGTCGTGGGGCAGCGTGAGAACGGCC from Candidatus Polarisedimenticolia bacterium harbors:
- a CDS encoding zf-TFIIB domain-containing protein, coding for MTCSGCGGALQATEYLGVDIDLCIHCGGVWLEDGRLKDLIDAARRGLPSKSIENATQFRPSFHLHESDKTRIVKCPWCIGVLKPVNYTSSSGVAIYRCINNHGVWVPKDNLERLLLFLQIWDSYLKPARGVYARLAPLGKQRFLRRYSAS